One window of Dechloromonas sp. ZY10 genomic DNA carries:
- a CDS encoding Nif3-like dinuclear metal center hexameric protein: MRREALLDYLDGLLEPAKFKDYCPNGLQVEGRREIRRVVAGVTACQALLDAAVAAQADAVLVHHGYFWKGEDGRVTGIRRQRLKTLLDHEISLIAYHLPLDAHPQLGNNAQLAQAFGWLAEGCFGEQNIAWRGSLPQPQSVAEVAARVAAALGREPLLIGDPQAPVRRVGWCSGGAQGYFEAAIEQGVDLYLSGEISEQTVHLARETGVAYLAAGHHATERLGIQALAARVAEDCGLDCRFVEVANPV, from the coding sequence ATGAGACGCGAAGCGCTGCTGGATTATCTGGATGGGCTGCTGGAGCCGGCAAAGTTCAAGGATTATTGCCCAAATGGGCTGCAAGTGGAAGGACGGCGGGAAATTCGCCGGGTTGTCGCTGGTGTTACCGCCTGTCAGGCCTTGCTTGATGCGGCGGTAGCCGCGCAGGCCGATGCCGTGCTGGTACACCATGGCTATTTCTGGAAAGGCGAGGACGGGCGGGTGACCGGGATTCGTCGGCAGCGATTGAAAACCTTGCTCGATCATGAGATCAGCCTGATCGCTTATCACCTGCCACTGGATGCTCACCCGCAACTAGGCAATAACGCACAACTGGCGCAGGCCTTCGGCTGGCTGGCCGAGGGGTGTTTTGGGGAGCAGAACATTGCTTGGCGCGGCAGTTTGCCGCAGCCGCAGAGCGTGGCCGAAGTGGCGGCGAGGGTAGCGGCTGCGTTGGGGCGCGAGCCGCTGCTGATCGGCGATCCGCAGGCGCCAGTCCGTCGCGTCGGCTGGTGCTCAGGCGGCGCCCAAGGTTATTTCGAAGCGGCAATCGAGCAAGGTGTCGACCTCTACCTGTCGGGCGAAATCTCCGAGCAGACCGTGCATCTGGCCCGTGAAACCGGGGTTGCCTATCTGGCTGCCGGCCATCATGCGACCGAACGCCTCGGAATTCAGGCGCTGGCGGCCCGGGTCGCGGAAGATTGTGGACTCGATTGCCGCTTCGTTGAGGTCGCTAATCCGGTCTGA
- a CDS encoding Do family serine endopeptidase — MHRLWLIFAQTVTVAVAVLFVVSTLRPDWLPSRRPLAIIEQAPSGSHEDDKAAPAGSYRDAARAALPSVVHIYTTQQVRSPRHPLFDDPIFRHFFGDRQDGPEQRNAGLGSGVIVSPSGYILTNYHVIEAADDIQVSLNDGRTYKARSVGNDPESDLAVLQIRTDKPLPTVTFGQIDALRVGDVVLAIGNPFGVGQTVTMGIVSALGRSHLGINTFENFIQTDAAINPGNSGGALVDAQGTLVGINTAIYSRTGGNHGIGFAIPVSSARSIMEQIIQNGAVTRGWIGVEAQEVTAELAESFGLPDTEGALIAGVVRNSPAEQAGIRPGDVLLAVNGKAVKDPQVMLELIAALKPEEKVGFRLRRDKTILELTVRIGKRPTARVER; from the coding sequence ATGCACAGGTTGTGGCTGATTTTTGCACAAACAGTAACGGTTGCGGTGGCCGTACTTTTTGTCGTCTCGACCTTGCGCCCCGACTGGTTGCCATCACGCCGACCGCTTGCCATTATCGAACAGGCGCCAAGCGGTAGCCATGAAGACGACAAGGCCGCCCCGGCCGGTTCATATCGCGATGCCGCGCGTGCCGCACTCCCTTCGGTTGTGCATATCTACACCACCCAGCAGGTACGCAGCCCGCGCCATCCGCTGTTTGATGACCCGATCTTCCGCCATTTTTTCGGCGACCGCCAGGATGGGCCGGAACAACGCAATGCCGGCCTCGGCTCGGGGGTAATAGTCAGCCCCAGCGGCTACATCCTGACCAACTACCACGTGATCGAGGCTGCCGACGACATCCAGGTCTCGCTCAACGACGGCCGCACCTACAAGGCGCGCAGCGTCGGCAACGACCCTGAGTCCGATCTTGCGGTGCTCCAGATCCGCACCGACAAGCCACTGCCCACGGTGACCTTTGGCCAGATTGATGCATTGCGGGTTGGCGACGTCGTGCTCGCCATTGGCAATCCATTCGGCGTCGGGCAAACCGTGACCATGGGCATTGTTTCGGCGCTGGGGCGCTCACACCTGGGCATCAACACCTTCGAAAACTTCATCCAGACCGATGCCGCAATCAACCCCGGCAACTCCGGCGGCGCGCTGGTCGATGCCCAAGGCACTCTGGTCGGGATCAATACCGCGATCTATTCGCGCACCGGCGGCAACCACGGCATCGGCTTTGCGATTCCGGTCTCCAGCGCCCGCAGCATCATGGAACAAATCATCCAGAATGGCGCGGTCACGCGCGGCTGGATCGGTGTCGAGGCCCAGGAAGTTACGGCCGAACTGGCCGAATCCTTTGGCCTTCCCGACACCGAGGGCGCGCTGATTGCCGGCGTCGTCCGCAATAGCCCGGCCGAACAGGCCGGCATTCGCCCCGGCGATGTCCTGCTTGCGGTCAACGGCAAAGCCGTCAAGGATCCGCAGGTCATGCTCGAACTGATTGCCGCACTCAAGCCGGAAGAAAAAGTCGGCTTCCGCCTGCGCCGCGACAAAACCATCCTCGAACTGACGGTGCGGATCGGCAAACGCCCGACCGCCCGGGTCGAACGCTAG
- a CDS encoding class II glutamine amidotransferase — MCQLLGMNCNVPTDICFSFTGFQARGGATDVHSDGWGIAFFEGKGHRLFLDPQPSCTSPVAELVRQYPIRSKNVIAHIRKATQGAVGLENTHPFVRELWGRYWTFAHNGNLLDFQPELDGSFVPVGLTDSERAFCWLLQQLRQRFGATPPDDAVLFAEIHRLTVEIARSGEFNYLLSNGDWLLAHASTRLSYIVRQAPFAEAHLTDQDVSIDFSEVTTDRDRVAVIATQPLTDNEAWTAMPPGSLWWFAEGEVRAQRITLPGPERKSPAAPTA, encoded by the coding sequence ATGTGCCAACTGCTCGGCATGAACTGCAATGTCCCGACCGACATCTGTTTTTCCTTTACCGGCTTCCAAGCTCGCGGTGGCGCTACCGACGTCCACTCCGACGGCTGGGGCATCGCCTTTTTCGAAGGCAAGGGTCACCGACTGTTTCTTGACCCGCAACCTTCCTGCACCTCTCCGGTTGCCGAACTGGTGCGGCAATACCCGATTCGCTCGAAAAATGTGATTGCCCATATCCGCAAGGCTACCCAAGGGGCAGTTGGGCTGGAAAATACGCACCCCTTCGTTCGTGAACTATGGGGGCGCTACTGGACTTTTGCCCACAACGGCAATCTGCTCGACTTCCAGCCGGAACTGGACGGCAGCTTTGTGCCGGTCGGCCTGACCGACAGCGAAAGGGCGTTTTGCTGGCTGCTGCAACAACTACGCCAACGTTTCGGCGCGACACCGCCCGACGATGCCGTGCTTTTTGCCGAAATTCACCGGTTGACCGTGGAAATCGCCCGTTCCGGCGAATTCAATTACCTGCTCTCGAATGGCGACTGGCTACTCGCCCATGCCTCGACGCGCCTCAGCTACATCGTGCGCCAGGCTCCCTTTGCCGAGGCACACCTGACCGATCAGGATGTCAGCATCGACTTCAGCGAAGTGACCACCGACCGCGACCGCGTGGCAGTGATCGCCACCCAGCCGTTGACCGATAACGAGGCCTGGACCGCGATGCCGCCGGGCAGCCTGTGGTGGTTTGCCGAAGGCGAGGTGCGCGCCCAACGCATCACACTCCCTGGGCCGGAACGGAAATCCCCCGCAGCGCCAACCGCCTGA
- the tatC gene encoding twin-arginine translocase subunit TatC, whose product MTDAPEESFISHLIELRDRMLRSLIAVGVIMGALCLYPGPGAIYDLLAAPLTQALPEGTKMVAIGVITPFMVPLKVTAMVAFVLALPFILFQVWGFVAPGLYDHEKRLGLPLIVSSTVLFMLGMAFCYFFVFGQVFSFIAGFAPKSITPAPDIEAYLSFVMTMFLAFGIAFEVPVALVVLVKLGVVTVDKLVEWRSYFIVAAFVIAAVVTPPDVVSQLALAIPMCLLYELGILVSRLVSAPPPATVDAPAVEKSETAAGQAQQAELTAELDKAEEDFRKLSGP is encoded by the coding sequence ATGACTGACGCACCCGAAGAATCCTTCATCTCGCACCTGATCGAGTTGCGCGATCGCATGTTGCGTTCTCTGATCGCGGTAGGCGTGATCATGGGCGCACTCTGCTTGTACCCCGGTCCGGGGGCCATTTATGACCTGCTGGCAGCGCCTTTGACGCAAGCCTTGCCGGAGGGCACCAAGATGGTCGCGATCGGCGTGATCACGCCGTTCATGGTGCCGCTCAAGGTTACCGCGATGGTGGCTTTCGTACTGGCCCTGCCCTTCATCCTGTTCCAGGTGTGGGGCTTCGTCGCGCCGGGGCTTTACGATCATGAAAAGCGCCTGGGGCTGCCACTGATTGTTTCCAGCACCGTGCTGTTCATGCTCGGCATGGCCTTTTGCTACTTCTTCGTGTTTGGTCAGGTGTTCAGTTTCATCGCCGGCTTTGCTCCGAAAAGCATCACTCCGGCGCCGGACATCGAGGCCTATCTGTCTTTTGTGATGACCATGTTCCTGGCCTTCGGGATTGCCTTTGAGGTCCCCGTGGCGCTGGTCGTTCTGGTCAAGCTGGGCGTGGTCACGGTCGACAAGCTGGTCGAGTGGCGTTCCTATTTCATCGTCGCGGCATTTGTCATTGCTGCCGTGGTCACGCCGCCGGATGTGGTTTCGCAACTCGCGCTGGCGATTCCGATGTGCCTGCTCTATGAATTGGGTATCCTGGTTTCGCGCTTGGTCAGTGCGCCGCCGCCTGCTACGGTCGACGCGCCTGCGGTTGAAAAAAGCGAAACCGCCGCAGGGCAAGCCCAGCAAGCCGAGCTGACCGCCGAACTGGACAAGGCCGAAGAGGATTTTCGCAAACTCTCTGGCCCTTGA
- the tatB gene encoding Sec-independent protein translocase protein TatB, with amino-acid sequence MFDIGFSELLVIGIVALVVIGPEKLPKVARTLGHLLGRAQRYVNDVKSDINREIQLDELKKLQSQVTESARSLEESVRKEYDSARSAVAAPVESVQAAVGDLQSTLNESLAVAPAVTPVPLPSTAPLASGPAGDNKTA; translated from the coding sequence ATGTTTGACATCGGCTTTTCGGAACTTCTGGTAATCGGGATCGTTGCCCTGGTGGTGATCGGTCCCGAAAAACTGCCCAAGGTGGCGCGCACCCTCGGGCATCTGCTCGGGCGTGCCCAGCGCTATGTCAATGACGTCAAATCCGACATCAATCGCGAGATTCAGCTGGATGAATTAAAAAAACTGCAGTCTCAGGTGACCGAGTCGGCTCGCTCACTCGAAGAATCGGTGCGCAAGGAGTATGACTCCGCACGTAGTGCGGTAGCCGCGCCGGTCGAGAGCGTCCAGGCGGCGGTCGGTGACCTGCAATCCACGCTGAATGAATCATTGGCGGTGGCCCCGGCGGTAACGCCGGTCCCGTTGCCGAGCACTGCACCGCTGGCTTCCGGGCCAGCAGGCGACAACAAGACAGCATGA
- the tatA gene encoding Sec-independent protein translocase subunit TatA, whose translation MGSFSIWHWLIVLVIVMLVFGTKKLRNIGQDLGGAVKGFKDGMKEANGGDAAQPAASTAPQQVAGGQTIDVEVKEKTKG comes from the coding sequence ATGGGCAGCTTTTCCATCTGGCACTGGCTGATCGTTCTGGTCATCGTCATGCTGGTCTTCGGGACCAAGAAATTGCGCAACATCGGCCAGGATCTCGGTGGTGCGGTCAAGGGCTTCAAGGATGGCATGAAGGAAGCCAACGGTGGCGATGCCGCCCAGCCTGCCGCATCCACTGCGCCGCAGCAGGTGGCCGGTGGTCAGACCATCGACGTCGAAGTCAAGGAAAAGACGAAAGGCTAA
- a CDS encoding histidine triad nucleotide-binding protein produces MSDCLFCKIVEGKIPSSKVYEDDDILAFKDIHPARPVHILVIPKKHITSLATVSPEDAPVLGKMLAKANEIAVAQGSPDGFRVIINTGRVGQQEVPHLHMHIVGGPDPVGPMLKRV; encoded by the coding sequence GTGAGCGACTGCCTCTTTTGCAAGATCGTGGAAGGGAAAATCCCATCTTCCAAGGTCTATGAGGACGACGATATTCTCGCTTTCAAGGACATCCATCCGGCGCGTCCGGTGCATATCCTGGTGATCCCGAAAAAGCACATCACGTCGCTGGCCACGGTTTCACCGGAAGATGCCCCGGTGCTCGGCAAAATGCTGGCCAAGGCCAATGAAATTGCGGTGGCTCAAGGCAGTCCGGATGGTTTCCGAGTCATCATCAACACCGGTCGTGTGGGGCAGCAGGAAGTGCCGCACCTGCACATGCATATCGTCGGCGGCCCGGATCCGGTCGGTCCGATGCTCAAACGCGTTTAA
- a CDS encoding phosphoribosyl-ATP diphosphatase produces the protein MSTHDILHRLSETLASRRNADPEKSYTAKLFAEGPDSILKKIGEECAELIMAGKEGKRLKVVWESTDVIYHILVLLAFYGLSIEDVSQEMRRREGISGIDEKAARSQNK, from the coding sequence ATGAGCACGCATGACATTTTGCATCGTCTCTCCGAGACCCTGGCTTCGCGCCGCAATGCCGACCCGGAGAAGTCCTACACGGCCAAGCTGTTTGCCGAAGGTCCGGATTCGATCCTGAAGAAGATCGGCGAAGAATGCGCCGAGTTGATCATGGCCGGCAAGGAAGGCAAGCGCCTCAAGGTCGTCTGGGAATCGACCGATGTGATCTATCACATTCTCGTATTGCTGGCTTTTTACGGCCTGTCGATTGAAGACGTGTCGCAGGAAATGCGCCGTCGCGAAGGTATTTCCGGGATCGATGAAAAGGCTGCCCGGAGCCAGAACAAGTGA
- the hisI gene encoding phosphoribosyl-AMP cyclohydrolase — protein MADLDPSLPLYEALKWDADGMIPAIAQDAAGRIVMFAYMNRESLAETLACGNAVYWSRSRRRLWRKGEESGHFQKILGIRTDCDGDVLLLTIEQVGGIACHTGRASCFFNELQGDRWVPVDPVIKDPKDIYQ, from the coding sequence ATGGCCGATCTCGATCCTTCGCTGCCGCTTTACGAGGCGCTGAAGTGGGACGCCGACGGGATGATTCCTGCGATTGCCCAGGATGCCGCCGGGCGGATCGTGATGTTTGCCTACATGAATCGCGAATCGCTGGCCGAAACCTTGGCCTGCGGCAATGCTGTTTACTGGTCGCGTTCGCGCCGCCGCTTGTGGCGCAAGGGCGAGGAATCCGGGCATTTCCAGAAAATTCTCGGGATTCGTACCGATTGCGACGGCGACGTATTGTTGCTGACCATTGAACAGGTTGGCGGTATTGCGTGCCATACCGGCCGCGCCAGTTGCTTCTTCAATGAATTGCAGGGGGACCGCTGGGTTCCCGTTGATCCGGTTATCAAAGACCCGAAGGATATTTATCAATGA
- the hisF gene encoding imidazole glycerol phosphate synthase subunit HisF has product MLAKRIIPCLDVTAGRVVKGTNFVGLRDAGDPIEIARRYNEQGADEVTFLDITASSDQRDIILHIVEACAEQVFIPLTVGGGVRKVEDVRRLLNAGADKVSMNTAAVQNPDLVFDASSKVGSQCIVVAIDAKQVAPGKWHVFTHGGRNDTGLDAIEWAQKVAALGAGEILLTSMDRDGTKNGFDLALTRAVSDAVSIPVIASGGVGNLQHLADGVSEGRADAVLAASIFHFGEYTVRQAKEYMAGRGIEVRL; this is encoded by the coding sequence ATGCTCGCCAAACGCATCATTCCCTGTCTTGACGTGACCGCCGGTCGCGTCGTCAAAGGCACCAATTTCGTCGGTCTGCGCGATGCCGGCGATCCGATCGAGATCGCCCGCCGTTACAACGAGCAGGGGGCCGATGAGGTCACCTTCCTCGATATCACCGCTTCCAGCGATCAGCGCGACATCATCCTGCACATCGTCGAAGCCTGTGCCGAGCAGGTGTTCATTCCGCTCACCGTCGGTGGCGGCGTGCGCAAGGTCGAGGACGTGCGCCGGCTGCTCAATGCCGGGGCCGACAAGGTGTCGATGAATACCGCTGCCGTGCAGAACCCCGATCTGGTGTTCGATGCGTCGAGCAAGGTCGGTTCGCAGTGCATCGTTGTTGCCATTGATGCCAAGCAGGTGGCACCGGGCAAATGGCATGTATTTACCCACGGCGGCCGTAACGACACCGGCCTCGACGCAATCGAATGGGCGCAGAAGGTCGCCGCCCTCGGTGCCGGAGAAATCCTGCTTACCAGCATGGACCGTGACGGGACCAAGAATGGCTTCGATCTGGCCCTGACCCGCGCGGTCTCCGACGCGGTGAGCATTCCGGTGATCGCTTCCGGTGGTGTCGGCAACTTGCAGCATCTGGCTGACGGCGTTTCCGAAGGGCGTGCCGATGCGGTGCTGGCCGCTTCGATCTTCCATTTCGGCGAGTACACCGTGCGTCAGGCCAAGGAATACATGGCTGGGCGCGGCATCGAGGTTCGCCTGTAA
- the hisA gene encoding 1-(5-phosphoribosyl)-5-[(5-phosphoribosylamino)methylideneamino]imidazole-4-carboxamide isomerase — protein MLIIPAIDLKDGQCVRLKQGLMEQATVFSESPAEQARHWLEQGARRLHLVDLNGAFAGKPKNAAAIKEILQEIGDRIPVQLGGGIRDLDTIEACLDGGLSYVIIGTAAVKNPGFLHDACTAFPGHIIVGLDAKDGKVATDGWSKLTGHDVVDLGKKYEDYGVESIIYTDIGRDGMLSGINIEATVRLAQALTIPVIASGGLSNLDDIRNLCAVEGEGVVGTIAGRAIYDGSLDFAAAQKLADELGR, from the coding sequence ATGCTGATTATTCCCGCAATCGATCTTAAGGACGGCCAGTGCGTGCGTCTCAAACAAGGCCTGATGGAGCAGGCGACCGTGTTCTCCGAAAGCCCGGCCGAGCAGGCTCGCCATTGGCTGGAGCAGGGCGCCCGTCGCCTGCATCTGGTCGACCTCAACGGTGCCTTTGCCGGTAAGCCGAAGAATGCGGCTGCGATCAAGGAAATCCTGCAAGAAATCGGTGACCGGATTCCGGTACAGTTGGGGGGCGGCATCCGCGACCTCGACACCATCGAAGCCTGTCTCGACGGCGGCCTCTCCTATGTGATCATCGGCACGGCCGCAGTCAAGAATCCCGGTTTCCTGCACGATGCCTGTACCGCCTTCCCCGGTCACATCATCGTTGGCCTCGATGCCAAGGACGGCAAGGTAGCGACTGACGGCTGGTCCAAACTGACCGGTCACGACGTGGTCGACCTCGGCAAAAAATACGAGGACTACGGCGTCGAGTCGATCATCTACACCGATATCGGCCGCGACGGCATGCTCTCCGGGATCAACATCGAAGCCACCGTGCGTCTGGCGCAGGCCTTGACCATTCCGGTGATCGCCTCGGGCGGTCTGTCCAACCTCGACGACATCCGCAACCTGTGCGCGGTCGAGGGCGAGGGCGTAGTCGGCACCATCGCCGGCCGGGCCATCTACGACGGTTCGCTCGATTTCGCCGCTGCTCAGAAGCTTGCTGACGAGTTGGGCCGCTGA
- the hisH gene encoding imidazole glycerol phosphate synthase subunit HisH — protein sequence MAETIAVIDYGMGNLRSVAKAIEHVAGAASVVVTADPQVVASADRVVFPGQGAMPDCMRELEARGLRDAVIQAAASKPFLGICVGEQMLFEHSEEGDVPGLGIFPGQVLRFPADKMVDRSGARLKVPHMGWNTVWQKPHVLWQNIADGARFYFVHSYCVQHVDPQLTTGTCDYGIPFTCAVGRDNIFAVQFHPEKSARDGLQLLKNFVEWRP from the coding sequence ATGGCTGAGACGATTGCCGTTATCGACTATGGCATGGGTAACCTGCGTTCGGTGGCCAAGGCTATCGAGCACGTCGCCGGCGCCGCAAGCGTCGTCGTCACGGCCGATCCGCAAGTGGTGGCAAGCGCTGACCGCGTGGTCTTTCCAGGCCAGGGTGCGATGCCCGACTGCATGCGCGAACTCGAAGCGCGTGGCCTGCGCGATGCAGTAATCCAGGCCGCCGCGAGCAAGCCCTTCCTCGGGATTTGCGTCGGCGAGCAGATGCTGTTCGAACATAGCGAGGAAGGCGATGTTCCTGGCCTCGGCATCTTCCCCGGCCAGGTGCTGCGCTTTCCGGCCGATAAAATGGTTGACCGTAGCGGAGCCAGGCTCAAGGTGCCGCACATGGGCTGGAATACCGTCTGGCAAAAGCCGCACGTGCTGTGGCAGAACATTGCCGATGGGGCTCGGTTTTACTTCGTGCATAGCTACTGCGTCCAGCATGTCGACCCGCAGTTGACCACCGGTACCTGTGACTATGGCATCCCCTTTACCTGTGCGGTGGGGCGGGATAATATCTTCGCGGTTCAATTCCATCCGGAAAAGAGCGCCCGTGACGGCCTGCAGTTGCTGAAGAATTTTGTCGAGTGGCGTCCCTGA
- the hisB gene encoding imidazoleglycerol-phosphate dehydratase HisB has product MRQAEVTRNTLETQITVRVNLDGSGQGKFATGVPFLDHMLDQIARHGLIDLDIVANGDLHIDAHHTVEDLGITLGQALAKAWGDKKGLTRYGHSYVPLDEALSRVVIDLSGRPGLTYNVEYTRATIGSFDVDLFSEFFHGLVNHAGMTLHIDNLRGQNAHHQAETIFKAFGRALRMAVTPDERMAGLMPSTKGTLNG; this is encoded by the coding sequence ATGCGGCAAGCCGAAGTTACCCGTAATACCCTGGAAACGCAGATCACCGTCCGCGTCAATCTCGACGGCAGCGGCCAGGGCAAGTTCGCCACCGGCGTTCCCTTTCTCGACCACATGCTCGACCAGATCGCGCGGCATGGCCTGATCGACCTCGATATCGTCGCCAACGGCGACCTGCATATCGACGCGCACCATACCGTCGAGGATCTTGGCATCACCCTCGGTCAGGCGCTGGCCAAGGCCTGGGGCGACAAGAAGGGGCTGACCCGCTACGGGCACAGCTATGTGCCGCTCGATGAAGCCTTGTCGCGGGTGGTGATCGACCTCTCCGGGCGTCCGGGGCTGACCTACAACGTCGAGTACACGCGGGCGACGATCGGCAGTTTCGACGTCGATCTGTTCAGCGAATTCTTCCACGGACTGGTCAATCACGCCGGGATGACCCTGCATATCGACAACCTGCGTGGCCAGAACGCGCACCACCAGGCCGAGACCATTTTCAAGGCCTTCGGCCGCGCACTGCGCATGGCGGTAACGCCGGACGAGCGAATGGCTGGCCTGATGCCCTCGACCAAGGGGACGCTCAATGGCTGA
- the hisC gene encoding histidinol-phosphate transaminase — MSRFWSQVVRDLTPYVPGEQPKIANLIKLNTNENPYPPSPKALAAIQAELGDDAARLRLYPDPNADLLKQAVARRYEVTPAQVFVGNGSDEVLAHAFQALLKHDAPILFPDITYSFYPVYCGLYGVDYRCVPLADDFTLRPADYAPVHGQRHGGIIFPNPNAPTGRLLALDAIAEIAAANPDSVVIVDEAYVDFGGETAIPLTARFDNLLVIHTLSKSRSLAGLRVGYAVGHPALIEALERVKNSFNSYPLDRLAIVGAVAAIEDEAWFADCCRKVIASRDVLNEQLAGLGFEVLPSGANFVFARHPQRDAGELAKALRERNIIVRHFKLPRIDQFLRITVGTDSECAALVTALRAILG, encoded by the coding sequence ATGAGCCGCTTCTGGAGCCAGGTCGTCCGCGACCTCACCCCCTACGTCCCGGGCGAACAGCCCAAGATCGCCAACCTGATCAAGCTCAACACCAACGAGAACCCCTATCCGCCGTCGCCCAAGGCGCTGGCCGCGATCCAGGCCGAACTCGGCGACGATGCCGCACGCCTGCGCCTCTACCCCGATCCCAACGCCGACCTGCTCAAGCAGGCGGTGGCCCGGCGTTACGAGGTGACCCCGGCACAGGTCTTCGTCGGCAACGGTTCCGACGAAGTCCTGGCACACGCCTTCCAGGCGCTGCTCAAGCACGATGCGCCAATCCTGTTCCCGGACATCACCTACAGCTTCTACCCGGTGTATTGCGGGCTCTACGGCGTGGACTACCGCTGCGTGCCGCTGGCCGACGATTTCACCCTGCGCCCGGCCGACTATGCACCCGTCCACGGTCAACGCCACGGCGGGATCATTTTTCCCAATCCGAATGCGCCGACCGGCCGCCTGCTGGCGCTCGACGCAATTGCCGAAATCGCCGCCGCCAACCCTGATTCGGTGGTGATCGTCGATGAGGCCTACGTCGACTTCGGCGGTGAGACGGCGATTCCGCTGACCGCCCGCTTCGACAACCTGCTGGTCATCCATACCCTGTCCAAATCGCGCTCACTGGCCGGGCTGCGGGTCGGCTACGCAGTTGGCCATCCAGCGCTGATCGAGGCGCTGGAGCGGGTCAAGAACAGCTTCAACTCCTACCCGCTCGATCGCCTGGCGATTGTCGGCGCGGTCGCCGCCATCGAGGACGAAGCCTGGTTTGCCGACTGCTGCCGCAAAGTCATCGCCAGCCGCGACGTGTTGAATGAGCAACTGGCCGGACTCGGCTTCGAGGTCCTGCCCTCCGGCGCCAACTTCGTCTTCGCCCGCCATCCGCAACGCGACGCCGGCGAGCTGGCCAAGGCCCTGCGCGAGCGCAACATCATCGTCCGCCATTTCAAGCTGCCGCGCATCGACCAGTTCCTGCGCATCACCGTCGGCACCGATAGCGAATGCGCCGCGCTGGTTACCGCCCTGCGCGCCATCCTCGGCTGA
- a CDS encoding Rieske (2Fe-2S) protein, with protein sequence MSEIAAWHQVPGAPAPGSRLGLVDELADGAAALHALGDPAQPFRYILLRSGERIYAYVNRCAHFGVPLANKLEHLGVKPHSSIHCCVHYARYRWQDGYCEYGDCVGESLLAIPVSIVAGEILIAEQAK encoded by the coding sequence ATGAGCGAGATCGCTGCCTGGCATCAGGTACCCGGCGCCCCGGCGCCGGGCAGCCGCCTCGGGCTCGTCGACGAACTCGCCGACGGCGCCGCCGCGCTGCACGCACTGGGCGACCCGGCCCAGCCGTTCCGCTACATCCTGCTGCGCAGCGGCGAGCGGATTTACGCCTACGTCAATCGTTGCGCCCACTTCGGCGTACCGCTGGCCAACAAGCTCGAACACCTCGGGGTCAAACCACACAGCAGCATCCACTGCTGCGTACACTACGCCCGCTACCGCTGGCAGGATGGCTATTGCGAGTACGGCGACTGCGTCGGCGAATCGCTGCTGGCGATCCCGGTGTCCATCGTTGCCGGTGAAATCCTGATCGCGGAGCAAGCAAAATGA